One Salmo trutta chromosome 19, fSalTru1.1, whole genome shotgun sequence genomic window carries:
- the LOC115154245 gene encoding E3 ubiquitin-protein ligase CBL: MAGNPRRGAGLIGLMKDAFQPHHQPLQPHQPAVVDKKMVEKCWKLMDKVVRLCQNPKVALKNSPPYILDLLPDTYQHLRTILSRYEGKMETLGENEYFRVVMENLTNKIKQTMSLFKEAKERMYEENSQPRRNLTKLSLIFSHMLAELKAIFPNGLFQGDNFRITKADAADFWRRSFGDKTVVPWRMFRQALHEFHPISSGLEAMALKSTIDLTCNDYISVFEFDIFTRLFQPWSSLLRNWNSLAVTHPGYMAFLTYDEVKARLQRFIHKPGSYIFRLSCTRLGQWAIGYVTADGNILQTIPHNKPLFQALIDGFREGFYLFPDGRAQNPDLTGLCEPSPQDHIKVTQEQYELYCEMGSTFQLCKICAENDKDVKIEPCSHLMCTSCLTAWQESEGQGCPFCRCEIKGTEPIVVDPFHPKNSSSGASFASFQGPYGVEGGGSLSVSPSNEEDDDERLEDPHLIMSRLACTKVERPPSPVTPLPPVPPRLDLLQQKPPSSPGAPGQGATTKIAALHRDKPLPLPPALRELPPPPPPERPSPLGPPEGRLQRRPLPCTPPEPNWASNYMVPRHVAKAPPQTNGPSDSDCIHRAKPLAATNAIYSLAVGPQLESTGEKSSGSDEENEYMSPTSLPAAGPSCVMAGAVMPAPPPLQPTNHDSRTVACDVDCEDPQVYESMCNIQGQASATEPLPLPSLPQQPPESDYLIPPPAVPLHHMVEEMDDEDEYEYDYPRPQAPPAPARRTLSDVTGTSAAFSCLSMDSPSIDASTFASGQDPERPPKPLPRRVNSDHRPRPFTPDALPPAASSLAGSRGGPVPGVALPINGEIEHLMSQGYSFQDIQKALMIAQNNLETAKNILREFVSIPSTAHILT; the protein is encoded by the exons ATGGCAGGAAATCCGAGGAGGGGCGCAGGTCTCATCGGCTTGATGAAGGACGCATTTCAGCCCCATCACCAGCCTCTCCAGCCTCACCAACCTGCAGTAGTAGACAAGAAAATGGTGGAGAAATGCTGGAAACTTATGGATAAG GTGGTGCGTCTGTGCCAGAACCCTAAGGTGGCGCTGAAGAACAGCCCTCCATACATCCTGGACCTACTGCCAGACACCTACCAGCACCTCCGCACCATACTGTCGCGCTACGAGGGCAAGATGGAGACGCTCGGGGAGAACGAGTACTTCAGGGTAGTGATGGAGAACCTGACCAATAAGATCAAGCAGACCATGAGCTTGTTCAAGGAGGCCAAGGAGCGCATGTATGAGGAGAACTCTCAGCCCAG GCGGAACTTGACCAAGCTGTCGCTGATATTCAGCCACATGCTGGCTGAGCTAAAAGCCATCTTTCCCAATGGCCTATTCCAAGGAGACAACTTCCGCATCACCAAAGCCGACGCCGCCGATTTCTGGAGGAGGTCTTTTGGTGATAA gaCCGTTGTTCCATGGAGGATGTTCCGCCAGGCTCTTCATGAGTTCCACCCCATCAGCTCAGGCCTGGAGGCCATGGCTCTGAAGTCTACCATCGACCTCACATGTAACGACTACATCTCCGTCTTCGAGTTTGACATCTTCACCAGGCTCTTCCAG CCATGGTCATCTCTCCTGAGGAATTGGAACAGCCTGGCTGTCACACACCCGGGGTATATGGCCTTCCTCACCTACGACGAGGTTAAGGCCCGACTGCAAAGGTTCATCCACAAGCCTggcag TTATATCTTCAGACTGAGTTGCACTCGGCTGGGGCAGTGGGCCATCGGCTACGTCACTGCAGATGGGAACATTCTGCAGACCATCCCCCACAACAAGCCCCTCTTTCAGGCCCTCATTGATGGATTCAGGGAGGGATT CTACCTGTTCCCAGACGGCCGGGCCCAGAACCCAGACCTCACAGGGCTGTGTGAGCCCTCCCCACAGGACCACATCAAAGTCACACAG GAGCAGTACGAGCTCTACTGTGAGATGGGCTCCACATTCCAGCTGTGTAAGATCTGTGCAGAGAATGACAAGGATGTGAAGATAGAGCCCTGCAGCCACCTCATGTGCACCTCCTGTCTCACTGCCTGGCAG GAATCGGAGGGGCAGGGCTGTCCGTTCTGCCGCTGTGAGATTAAAGGCACAGAGCCCATTGTGGTAGACCCCTTCCACCCCAAGAACAGCAGCAGCGGGGCCTCCTTTGCCAGCTTCCAGGGGCCCTACGGGGTGGAAGGAGGGGGCTCCCTGTCAGTCTCCCCCAGCAACGAAGAGGACGATGACGAGCGCCTGGAAGATCCCCACCTCATTATGAGCAGGCTGGCCTGCACCAAG GTGGAGCGTCCGCCCTCCCCTGTGACGCCGCTGCCCCCCGTGCCTCCCCGGCTGGACCTGCTGCAGCAGAAGCCCCCCAGCTCCCCAGGGGCCCCGGGCCAAGGAGCAACAACCAAG ATTGCAGCCCTCCACAGAGACAAACCTTTGCCCCTCCCTCCTGCCCTGCGAGAGttacccccacctcccccacccgaACGCCCCTCTCCCCTTGGACCCCCAGAGGGCCGGCTCCAAAGGAGACCTCTGCCATGCACCCCTCCAGAGCCCAACTGGGCCTCCAACTACATGGTTCCCCGGCACGTAGCCAAGGCCCCCCCACAGACCAATGGACCCAGTGACAGTGACTGCATCCACAGAGCAAAGCCGCTAGCAGCGACCAATGCTATCTACTCCCTGGCAGTCGG GCCTCAACTGGAGTCTACTGGTGAGAAGTCATCTGGGAGTGATGAGGAGAATGAGTACATGagccccacctctctccctgcaGCAGGACCCTCCTGCGTCATGGCGGGTGCTGTCATGCCTGCACCACCACCGCTCCAACCCACTAACCACGACTCACG gACTGTGGCGTGTGATGTGGACTGTGAGGACCCTCAGGTGTATGAGTCCATGTGTAACATCCAGGGCCAGGCTAGTGCTACTGAgcccctccctctgccctccctgCCCCAGCAGCCCCCAGAGTCAG ACTACCTCATCCCTCCCCCTGCGGTTCCCCTGCACCATATGGTAGAGGAGATGGATGATGAGGATGAGTATGAGTATGACTACCCCCGACCCCAGGCTCCCCCAGCACCCGCCAGGCGCACCCTCTCTGACGTCACCGGCACCTCGGCCGCCTTCAGCTGCCTATCAATGGACAGCCCTTCCATAGATGCCT ctaCGTTTGCATCAGGTCAGGACCCCGAGCGCCCCCCTAAGCCCCTCCCACGCCGGGTCAACTCAGACCACCGGCCCCGCCCCTTTACCCCAGATGCCCTGCCCCCTGCCGCCAGTTCGTTGGCTGGCTCCCGAGGGGGGCCCGTTCCCGGTGTGGCGCTACCCATCAACGGGGAGATAGAGCATCTGATGAGCCAGGGCTACTCGTTCCAGGACATCCAGAAGGCCCTGATGATCGCCCAGAACAACCTGGAGACGGCTAAAAACATCCTGCGCGAGTTTGTGTCCATCCCCTCCACGGCCCACATCCTCACGTAG